One genomic window of Leptotrichia shahii includes the following:
- a CDS encoding FAD-dependent oxidoreductase, giving the protein MKVVVIGCTHAGTAAILNLRKMNPEAEVTVFERNDNISFLSCGIALYVGGVVKDPKGLFYSSPEKLKELNVDTKMKHEVKNVDIEGKKIHVVNLENGNEFDETFDKLIITSGSWPIIPPIEGIDLNNILLCKNYNHSNEIIERAKNSQKIVVVGAGYIGVELVEAFRDNGKEVVLVDAEERILSKYFDKEFTDVAEESFKQRGIMLATGEKVLKFEGNNGNVTKVITDKNEYEADMVIMCVGFLPSTSLFKGQLEMLPNGAIKVDEYMRTSNKDVMAAGDCCSVFYNPLQKKVYIPLATNAVRMGTLAGINLFENKIRHIGTQGTSGIKIYENNMAATGLTEESAKEEGIEVESVIAIDNYRPEFMPTYEKVTLKVIYDKNRRVILGAQLTSKIDLTQSINTLSVCIQNKMTIEELAFVDFFFQPHYNKPWNFLNLAGLNALK; this is encoded by the coding sequence ATGAAAGTTGTAGTAATTGGATGTACGCATGCTGGGACGGCGGCAATTTTGAATTTGAGAAAGATGAATCCTGAAGCGGAGGTAACTGTATTTGAAAGGAATGATAATATTTCATTTCTTTCTTGTGGGATTGCCTTATATGTTGGAGGAGTAGTGAAGGATCCTAAAGGGTTGTTTTATTCTTCTCCTGAAAAATTAAAGGAATTGAATGTTGATACGAAGATGAAACATGAAGTTAAAAATGTTGATATTGAAGGTAAGAAAATCCATGTTGTAAATCTTGAAAATGGGAATGAATTTGATGAAACTTTTGATAAATTGATTATTACATCAGGCTCTTGGCCAATTATTCCGCCAATTGAAGGAATTGATCTGAATAATATTTTGCTTTGTAAAAATTATAATCATTCAAATGAAATCATTGAAAGGGCAAAAAATTCTCAAAAGATTGTTGTTGTTGGTGCTGGGTATATTGGAGTGGAACTGGTGGAAGCATTTAGGGATAATGGGAAAGAAGTTGTCCTAGTAGATGCTGAAGAAAGAATTTTAAGTAAATATTTTGATAAGGAATTTACAGATGTTGCTGAAGAATCATTTAAACAAAGAGGAATTATGCTTGCAACTGGGGAAAAGGTTTTAAAATTTGAAGGAAATAATGGAAATGTGACAAAAGTAATTACTGATAAAAATGAATATGAAGCTGATATGGTAATTATGTGTGTTGGATTCCTGCCAAGTACCTCATTATTTAAAGGACAGCTGGAAATGTTGCCAAATGGAGCAATTAAAGTTGATGAGTATATGAGAACAAGCAATAAGGATGTTATGGCGGCGGGAGATTGCTGTTCGGTATTTTATAATCCTTTACAAAAGAAAGTATATATTCCGCTTGCGACAAATGCCGTGAGAATGGGAACGTTGGCAGGTATAAATTTATTTGAAAATAAAATTAGACATATTGGGACACAAGGGACTTCTGGAATAAAAATTTATGAAAATAATATGGCGGCAACTGGATTAACAGAAGAAAGTGCAAAAGAAGAAGGAATAGAAGTGGAAAGCGTAATTGCTATCGACAACTACCGACCTGAATTTATGCCAACTTATGAAAAAGTAACATTAAAAGTAATTTATGATAAAAACAGAAGAGTAATTTTAGGGGCACAATTAACTTCTAAGATTGATTTGACACAATCAATTAATACATTGTCAGTATGTATTCAAAATAAAATGACAATAGAAGAATTGGCATTTGTTGACTTTTTCTTCCAGCCTCATTATAATAAACCTTGGAATTTCTTAAATTTAGCAGGATTGAATGCTTTAAAATAG
- a CDS encoding DUF4291 domain-containing protein: MKGLIMKKEEERNIYAVFDDKTIRVYQAYNNEIADEALKLGKFGSKFSFTRMTWIKPSFLWMMYRSGWATKQGQERILAIDLKREGFDEIVKNAVLSSFREVSDLSKEEWKEKLENSEVRCQWDPDRDIYGNPIERRAIQLGIKGETVKKYINDWIVNITDITDKVIEMRNSIQNGTFSESMLPQEKKYILND; encoded by the coding sequence ATGAAAGGATTAATTATGAAAAAAGAAGAAGAAAGAAATATTTATGCTGTATTTGATGATAAAACAATAAGAGTTTATCAGGCATATAACAATGAAATAGCAGACGAGGCTTTAAAATTAGGAAAGTTTGGAAGTAAATTCAGCTTTACAAGAATGACCTGGATAAAGCCATCATTTTTATGGATGATGTACAGAAGTGGCTGGGCTACTAAGCAAGGACAGGAAAGAATACTGGCAATTGACTTGAAAAGGGAAGGATTTGATGAAATAGTGAAAAATGCTGTACTTTCATCTTTTAGAGAAGTTTCTGATTTATCTAAGGAGGAATGGAAAGAAAAATTGGAAAATTCAGAAGTAAGATGTCAATGGGATCCTGATAGGGATATTTACGGCAATCCAATAGAAAGAAGAGCGATACAGCTAGGTATAAAAGGAGAAACGGTAAAAAAATATATAAATGACTGGATTGTAAATATAACGGATATAACAGATAAAGTTATTGAAATGAGAAATAGTATTCAAAATGGAACTTTTTCAGAATCTATGCTTCCTCAAGAGAAAAAATATATTTTGAATGATTAG
- the asrC gene encoding sulfite reductase subunit C: protein MSMDLNRKVVTKNAYRVTKDRSKTALRVRVPGGAVTAEIMGLVADIANTYGDGNVHITTRQGFEVLGINWKDIEKVNKMVQPIMEKLDINYKDKDKGYAAAGTRNVAACIGNKVCPKGAYNTTELAKKIEKAIFPNDFHFKVALTGCPNDCQKVRMHDFGIIGMAKPELDESRCVSCGMCERKCKKLSTGAISYKNYKPVRDHQRCIGCGECVLNCPTGAWTRSPKKYYKLTIMGRTGKQNPRLAEDWLFWADEESIIKIMKNTYEYVDKYIDRSLPKEHIGYIVDRTGFEEFKKWALKGVNLPEETVMVNNIYWGNGIKYQGIL from the coding sequence ATGAGTATGGATTTAAATAGAAAAGTTGTTACAAAAAATGCATATAGAGTGACAAAAGACAGATCAAAAACTGCACTTCGTGTAAGAGTCCCAGGCGGAGCAGTTACAGCGGAAATAATGGGCTTAGTTGCAGACATAGCAAATACTTACGGAGACGGAAATGTGCATATTACAACTCGTCAAGGATTTGAAGTTTTGGGAATCAATTGGAAGGACATTGAAAAAGTTAACAAAATGGTTCAGCCAATTATGGAAAAATTGGATATTAATTACAAGGATAAAGATAAGGGATATGCGGCTGCAGGGACAAGAAATGTGGCAGCTTGTATTGGAAACAAAGTTTGTCCAAAAGGAGCTTACAACACAACTGAACTTGCAAAAAAAATAGAAAAAGCGATTTTTCCAAATGATTTTCACTTCAAAGTAGCTCTAACTGGCTGTCCAAATGATTGTCAAAAAGTAAGAATGCACGATTTTGGAATAATCGGAATGGCAAAGCCTGAACTAGATGAATCAAGATGTGTTTCGTGTGGAATGTGTGAAAGAAAATGTAAAAAATTGTCAACAGGAGCAATTTCATATAAAAATTACAAACCAGTGAGAGATCATCAAAGATGCATTGGCTGTGGTGAATGTGTTTTAAACTGTCCGACAGGTGCATGGACAAGATCACCTAAAAAATATTATAAACTTACGATAATGGGAAGAACTGGAAAGCAGAATCCAAGACTTGCTGAAGATTGGCTATTTTGGGCAGATGAAGAGTCAATAATAAAAATTATGAAAAATACCTATGAATATGTTGACAAATATATTGATAGAAGCCTCCCAAAAGAGCATATCGGTTATATTGTTGACAGAACTGGATTTGAAGAATTTAAGAAATGGGCTTTAAAAGGGGTAAATTTACCTGAAGAAACCGTTATGGTAAATAATATTTATTGGGGAAATGGTATAAAATATCAAGGAATATTATAA